The genome window CACTTGAACATTTTTCAACTCACTTTCAAAATTTATATCAATTGACTTGGCCTTGTTGTTTACAACTACACTGTAAAGACTCAGTTCATCTTTCATTCCAACTTCAGTCCAGCCGGTATAATTAGGGAAATAAGCTCTTCTTATCAAAGTTGAATCCTGAATAAAAGGATTATGATGTCCACCTTGTTTGCTGGCAATAAACTCATTTCTCCATTCTTCATCAACATCTACCGGATCCTGCAGATGCCAGAAATAAAGGTTTTCCTTTTGTTTGCTAAAAAAGCTAGCATCCGACTGGTTTTTATACATTGTATAAAAATACATCATAGCTCGTGCTACATTCCCTTTATGATCTTCACGTACTTCGAACCATTTATTATTATCCACTTCGCTGTATTGGTTAATCGATGAGACTGGGATTGTTGTTTTCTGTTGATTAAGCCAAAACCATTTATCTGTATTGATATCGTCAATATCCCCAAAAGCTAAATTTCCTCTTGCACCATTTACATCTTCTCTTGTTGGATAAAGATGATGCATATCGCTTTTGGCTTGATCGGTGGCACCCAAACTTTGTGGCCAGGTATGTTCGCAATTTATGCCTTTATTATAAGCCTCTGTTCGTGGATTGGATGCAGATGGACTGATGTATATTGTGTAATCGGTATACACACAGGACAAGCTGTCTTGATTTCGTTTAGCAACAGCTCCCCATAGTTCATCTCTGGCAGCATTATAACTCAGGGTTGAGGAGGGTTTGTAATC of Bacteroidota bacterium contains these proteins:
- a CDS encoding T9SS type A sorting domain-containing protein, with product MKKNIYILFSLFVCLNLNAQIQQDIYPEKKGTELLGLLVTDYKPSSTLSYNAARDELWGAVAKRNQDSLSCVYTDYTIYISPSASNPRTEAYNKGINCEHTWPQSLGATDQAKSDMHHLYPTREDVNGARGNLAFGDIDDINTDKWFWLNQQKTTIPVSSINQYSEVDNNKWFEVREDHKGNVARAMMYFYTMYKNQSDASFFSKQKENLYFWHLQDPVDVDEEWRNEFIASKQGGHHNPFIQDSTLIRRAYFPNYTGWTEVGMKDELSLYSVVVNNKAKSIDINFESELKNVQVNIYNFYGQRLESIFFNNPNSKISISTNELVPAIYLIQISTNKYSHSQKVNINH